The following coding sequences lie in one Eremothecium sinecaudum strain ATCC 58844 chromosome IV, complete sequence genomic window:
- the MRPL33 gene encoding mitochondrial 54S ribosomal protein uL30m (Syntenic homolog of Ashbya gossypii AFR450C; Syntenic homolog of Saccharomyces cerevisiae YMR286W (MRPL33)): MVFFKVTLSRSTIGMPKKTRSIVKSLGLGKRGSIVYQPVSEPIVGAIAKVKELVTVEVTEKALTKEEQRELRKSEPGFILEKRI; this comes from the coding sequence ATGGTTTTCTTTAAGGTTACATTGTCAAGGTCAACTATCGGGATGCCCAAAAAGACTCGGTCAATTGTGAAAAGTCTTGGCCTGGGAAAGAGAGGATCGATTGTCTACCAACCAGTAAGTGAGCCTATCGTTGGTGCAATTGCAAAAGTTAAGGAACTGGTAACTGTTGAAGTTACAGAAAAGGCATTAACAAAAGAAGAGCAACGTGAATTACGGAAGTCAGAGCCAGGATTTATTCTTGAAAAAAGGATATGA
- a CDS encoding uncharacterized protein (Syntenic homolog of Ashbya gossypii AFR449W; Syntenic homolog of Saccharomyces cerevisiae YML119W) — protein sequence MSIRNNYNSYMRPDSQYASQYYMQPFQVNGRVPLTSRTNVVSSQQKLSDFKAKGKLSRSPVIVTNSYMMMNSKTSAQTAQHKQNSHHYNHTRTQVVEIPTVNNIALQAQDMRPLRSKYMTNPIKPESTKSLKNPIINAPKKKAPETYYKLSVPLLNIEQDTPGSNTQRLAAIIRQKRAVYHKIQPIKLGCKDEYSVTSLEQLAGVLERYQFEKPRTKRRSLASSNYTSTLRDRVEHLIVQENANDSIELSFDGKAINKSDFLRMMDSFSLALDDEKNDNEQYVFQTGNILPRDITSGVY from the coding sequence ATGAGCATCCGTAACAATTACAACAGCTACATGAGGCCCGACTCCCAGTATGCAAGCCAATATTACATGCAACCATTTCAAGTTAACGGGAGAGTACCATTGACAAGCAGAACGAACGTGGTTAGCAGCCAGCAGAAACTCTCAGATTTTAAAGCTAAAGGAAAGCTCTCCCGGTCACCTGTAATCGTTACCAATTCTTATATGATGATGAACTCGAAGACTAGTGCACAAACAGCGCAGCACAAGCAAAACAGCCATCACTACAACCACACGCGGACGCAGGTCGTAGAAATACCAACCGTTAATAATATTGCCCTTCAGGCTCAAGATATGAGACCACTGAGGTCCAAGTACATGACGAATCCAATCAAGCCTGAATCGACAAAATCTTTGAAAAACCCTATAATCAATGCCCCGAAAAAGAAGGCCCCGGAAACTTACTACAAATTATCGGTACCCTTGCTAAATATTGAGCAAGATACTCCAGGAAGTAATACCCAAAGGTTAGCCGCAATCATAAGGCAAAAACGTGCTGTCTACCACAAGATCCAACCGATCAAACTAGGCTGCAAAGATGAATATTCAGTAACGTCATTAGAACAGTTAGCTGGGGTCCTTGAAAGATACCAGTTCGAAAAGCCGCGAACGAAGAGAAGATCATTGGCGTCTTCTAACTACACATCGACCTTGCGTGACAGAGTCGAACACTTGATCGTACAAGAGAACGCGAATGACAGCATCGAGTTGAGTTTCGATGGCAAGGCGATAAACAAAAGCGATTTCTTACGTATGATGGATTCATTCTCATTGGCCTTAGACGATGAGAAAAATGACAATGAACAATATGTTTTCCAAACAGGAAATATCTTACCAAGGGACATAACTAGTGGAGTTTATTAA
- the RIT1 gene encoding tRNA A64-2'-O-ribosylphosphate transferase (Syntenic homolog of Ashbya gossypii AFR451C; Syntenic homolog of Saccharomyces cerevisiae YMR283C (RIT1)), whose amino-acid sequence MEAEIRYSLNATSRDIKKEYTSLRNRLQSIILDNKYMCDEVIPSFPDYPIIPNERCGLWYCRPGQYEQTSYFKSTDGHTAIWDFSVRRLNFHLLPTLSKHNGLIIVDSTRRGKKMPDALSKTIPIWCAVLNNLILEFTGNQQQVLFCPPDIVSPTEYSSIVSKLPHLVEKLKKIDQITGEKLFAMFGGRTLRPFWVYPGSSLLNVSKDIFTGEMTGAKWSPPENVIPLILYTASYQCQDGVDNKNGFTYVQGAADDHELWAGGLTSNLLWKHFNVLGDPTKSESELASYCQNLLTSEADNLPVASNLKSLFKIDVVNSSLHLAAIRNNTTISKEVAAELEKNYSLTIVCSETVAMGANVECKSIKIYPMNSDSKKGSRTLRITLIEIDKLISDHLKNKTPIMICCNTGRDISVGVVLTILCRHFDLDWLPAQQISINKTVVRKHLAKLISHMDGRNLNPSRATLNSINSFLMQ is encoded by the coding sequence ATGGAAGCTGAAATTCGCTATTCATTGAATGCTACGAGTCGAGATATAAAAAAGGAATACACTTCGCTGAGGAATAGGCTTCAGAGCATCATTTTGGACAATAAGTATATGTGTGATGAGGTCATTCCATCGTTCCCAGATTATCCTATCATTCCCAATGAACGCTGTGGCTTGTGGTACTGCCGGCCAGGACAATATGAACAGACAAGTTATTTTAAGTCTACAGATGGTCACACCGCTATATGGGATTTTAGCGTCCGAAGACTAAATTTCCATCTGCTACCTACTCTGTCAAAACATAATGGTCTGATTATAGTAGATAGTACTAGGAGAGGAAAGAAAATGCCCGATGCACTGAGCAAAACCATACCAATTTGGTGTGCCGTACTCAATAATCTGATCTTAGAGTTCACAGGGAATCAGCAACAGGTATTATTTTGTCCTCCAGATATTGTATCTCCAACTGAATATTCCAGCATAGTCAGCAAATTACCACATCTAGTggaaaagttgaagaaaataGATCAAATCACTGGTGAGAAGCTATTTGCTATGTTTGGTGGCCGTACCCTGCGTCCATTTTGGGTGTATCCTGGGTCTTCACTGTTGAATGTTTCAAAGGATATATTTACTGGCGAAATGACAGGCGCCAAATGGAGCCCTCCAGAAAATGTAATACCTCTTATATTGTACACGGCGAGTTACCAATGTCAGGATGGTGTCGATAACAAAAATGGATTTACTTACGTGCAAGGCGCAGCAGACGACCATGAGCTATGGGCAGGCGGTCTCACATCAAATCTTTTGTGGAAACATTTTAATGTTTTAGGAGATCCAACGAAGTCAGAATCAGAGCTTGCTAGTTATTGTCAGAACTTGCTTACATCGGAGGCTGATAACCTGCCAGTGGCTTCCAACCTCAAATCGCTTTTTAAAATAGATGTGGTGAACAGTTCATTACATTTAGCCGCCATAAGAAATAATACTACAATAAGTAAGGAAGTTGCTGCCGAGCTGGAGAAAAACTACTCACTAACAATTGTATGCAGTGAAACTGTTGCAATGGGTGCTAATGTTGAATGCAAATCTATAAAAATATACCCTATGAATAGTGACTCTAAAAAAGGCTCTCGGACTTTACGAATAACACTCATAGAAATCGATAAGCTAATATCCGACCACCTCAAGAATAAAACACCAATTATGATTTGCTGTAACACGGGTAGAGATATATCAGTGGGAGTTGTATTGACAATATTATGCCGGCATTTCGACCTTGACTGGTTACCCGCCCAGCAAATAAGCATAAACAAGACAGTTGTTAGAAAACATTTAGCAAAACTCATTTCGCACATGGATGGGCGTAATCTGAACCCATCAAGAGCTACACTTAACAGCATAAACTCATTTCTGATGCAATAG